In Achromobacter spanius, the following proteins share a genomic window:
- a CDS encoding cation transporter — MAENHRNHENDELGRLDASDAKDRKILLTVLLINLTQSAAGIALGIWAGSTALMGAGLDNLADASVYAVSLYAVGRAATVKVGAARLSGFLLIGLAALLLLEVLRRFAGGEEPVGPAMMAMAALNAALNLVCLRLLRRHRGEDVNFKASAIFTSNDSIVNGAIVLSGVLVMGFGSNIPDLVLGVIVAAIAANGGREILREASETARRKAGT, encoded by the coding sequence ATGGCTGAAAACCACAGAAATCACGAAAACGACGAGTTGGGCCGCCTAGATGCGAGCGATGCGAAGGACCGAAAGATTCTTCTGACTGTGTTGCTGATCAACCTGACGCAGTCCGCCGCCGGCATTGCCCTTGGCATCTGGGCTGGCTCTACGGCGCTGATGGGCGCCGGGTTGGACAACCTCGCCGATGCGTCGGTCTATGCGGTTAGCCTGTATGCCGTCGGTCGTGCGGCAACGGTCAAGGTGGGCGCGGCCCGCTTGTCGGGTTTCTTGCTAATCGGCCTGGCCGCGCTGCTGCTGTTGGAAGTCCTACGCCGCTTCGCTGGAGGGGAAGAGCCTGTCGGCCCAGCCATGATGGCCATGGCCGCGCTGAACGCGGCTTTGAACCTAGTGTGCCTCAGACTACTGCGCCGCCATCGCGGGGAAGATGTGAACTTCAAGGCGTCAGCGATCTTTACCAGCAACGACTCCATCGTCAATGGTGCGATTGTGCTGTCCGGGGTGCTGGTGATGGGGTTCGGGTCGAACATCCCGGATCTGGTGCTGGGCGTCATCGTGGCCGCAATCGCAGCGAATGGGGGGCGGGAAATCCTGCGCGAAGCATCGGAAACAGCTCGCCGTAAGGCGGGCACATAA
- the lspA gene encoding signal peptidase II — protein MDEPSLRKTQWYSLAIVIFAGDQAAKSYIDATTPLGWSHEVASFFNLVHALNPGAAFSFLAGAGGWQRWFFLAIAFAISAWLAWLLSRPLRKTEGLSYSLILGGALGNAFDRATRGHVIDYIDFHLHGWHWPAFNIADMAIVGGAIALVAQSFMSVENPAATKESQ, from the coding sequence ATGGATGAACCATCTCTTCGCAAGACGCAGTGGTACTCACTCGCGATCGTTATATTCGCCGGCGATCAGGCAGCTAAGAGCTACATTGACGCGACAACTCCCTTGGGTTGGTCGCACGAGGTGGCGTCATTCTTCAACCTAGTTCACGCTCTCAATCCCGGCGCGGCGTTCAGCTTCCTTGCTGGCGCGGGCGGCTGGCAGCGGTGGTTTTTTCTGGCGATCGCGTTCGCAATATCGGCATGGCTCGCATGGCTGCTCTCCCGGCCGCTGCGCAAAACGGAAGGCCTTTCGTACAGCCTCATTCTGGGCGGCGCATTGGGCAACGCGTTCGACCGCGCCACGCGCGGGCACGTTATCGACTACATCGACTTTCACCTGCACGGCTGGCACTGGCCCGCCTTCAACATCGCTGACATGGCCATCGTGGGCGGGGCGATCGCGCTGGTGGCCCAGTCGTTCATGAGCGTGGAGAACCCGGCCGCCACAAAGGAGTCCCAGTGA
- a CDS encoding heavy metal translocating P-type ATPase: MNKEPSSPCACSGGNGQQTACASEQASTETTVFHVSNMDCRNEEALVRRTLEGMPGVERLLFDLPQRLLTISHREVSADALEQALNSVGMKAQAVRDAAVSTTYRIENMDCPSEEKLIRSHLGAVEGIQDLDFDLAERTLSVKHLAQARAQMEQVLASIGMRAKEQTFGHTGPIEAAAVIPSSALQQQPTAAVSAPPIGERVTYRIENMDCPTEEALIRDRLGKLPGVTALDFNLMQRVLGVQHTLATSAPIEKALASIGMQAARQDMQTATTVLRIAKMDCPTEESLIRGKLQGMPGVQGMDFNLMQRTLTVRHTPDAIKPAVEAIESLGMEAEVQRTDEPRDAPVAAHKTNWWPMAVSGVAAVAAEGVYWVNDGNHWAVIVLALVSIFTGGLSTYKKGWIALKNLNLNMNALMAIAVTGGMAIGHWPEAAMVMFLFALAEVIEAKSLDRARNAIRGLMDLAPETATVRQADGSWTELPAKEVAKGAVVRVRPGERIALDGLITSGRSAINQAPITGESLPVEKAEGDQVFAGTINETGSFEYKVTAGASDSTLARIIHAVESAQGSRAPTQRFVDQFARVYTPAVFAVSVLVAVVPPLAFGGAWFDWVYKALVLLVIACPCALVISTPVTIVSGLAAAARRGILIKGGVYLEGGRKLKALALDKTGTLTHGKPEQTDFVPLIGEAQEVAAWAASLAARSDHPVSQAIARKANRDGIALHEVDDFAALPGRGVRGRVAGRMLHMGNHRLAQELGLSEATLQARLETLERQGKTAILLMDDATVLGIFAVADTVKETSREAVADLQALGVRTLMLTGDNQHTAAAIAAQVGISEARGDQLPEDKLKTIESLVGGEGQVGMVGDGINDSPALARADIGFAMGAAGTDTAIETADVALMDDDLRKIPAFIRLSRSTAAILTQNIVLALGIKAVFLALTFTGHATMWMAVFADMGASLLVVVNGLRLLKFKAA, from the coding sequence ATGAACAAAGAACCTTCCAGCCCATGCGCCTGCTCCGGCGGCAATGGCCAACAGACGGCGTGCGCCAGTGAGCAGGCCAGCACTGAAACCACCGTTTTCCACGTGAGCAACATGGATTGCCGCAATGAGGAAGCACTGGTGCGGCGAACGCTGGAGGGCATGCCCGGTGTCGAGCGGCTCCTGTTCGATCTTCCGCAGCGTTTGTTGACCATTTCGCACCGCGAAGTCTCGGCCGATGCCTTGGAGCAAGCGCTGAATTCGGTGGGCATGAAGGCTCAGGCTGTCCGAGACGCCGCCGTGTCGACCACCTACCGCATCGAGAACATGGACTGCCCGAGCGAGGAGAAACTCATCCGCTCGCACCTCGGGGCAGTCGAGGGAATTCAGGACCTCGACTTCGACCTCGCTGAGCGCACCCTGTCGGTGAAACACCTCGCTCAGGCACGCGCGCAGATGGAGCAGGTCCTGGCCTCGATCGGCATGCGCGCCAAGGAGCAGACCTTCGGCCACACGGGGCCGATCGAAGCCGCGGCTGTGATCCCATCCTCGGCCCTGCAGCAGCAACCAACCGCTGCCGTTTCCGCGCCGCCGATCGGCGAGCGGGTGACGTACCGGATCGAGAACATGGATTGCCCGACGGAAGAAGCGCTGATCCGCGACCGGCTGGGCAAGCTGCCGGGTGTGACCGCGCTCGACTTCAATCTGATGCAGCGTGTGCTGGGAGTCCAGCACACGCTGGCGACCTCAGCGCCGATCGAGAAGGCGCTTGCTTCCATTGGAATGCAGGCTGCGCGGCAGGACATGCAGACAGCCACCACGGTACTTCGCATCGCGAAGATGGACTGTCCGACCGAGGAAAGTCTGATCCGCGGCAAGCTGCAAGGCATGCCGGGCGTGCAGGGAATGGATTTCAACCTGATGCAGCGCACGCTCACGGTTCGGCACACACCCGACGCGATCAAGCCGGCAGTCGAAGCCATCGAATCGCTGGGCATGGAAGCCGAGGTCCAGAGGACTGATGAGCCGCGCGATGCCCCGGTGGCCGCGCACAAGACCAATTGGTGGCCGATGGCGGTTTCGGGCGTTGCGGCGGTGGCCGCCGAAGGCGTGTACTGGGTCAACGACGGCAATCATTGGGCCGTGATCGTGCTGGCACTGGTTTCGATCTTCACCGGCGGCCTCAGCACCTACAAGAAGGGCTGGATCGCGCTGAAGAACCTCAACCTGAACATGAACGCCCTGATGGCCATCGCGGTCACCGGCGGCATGGCGATCGGCCACTGGCCGGAGGCCGCCATGGTCATGTTCCTGTTCGCGTTGGCGGAAGTGATCGAGGCGAAGTCGCTGGACCGCGCCCGCAACGCCATTCGGGGGCTGATGGACTTGGCGCCCGAGACCGCGACCGTGCGGCAGGCCGATGGCTCATGGACAGAGCTGCCGGCCAAGGAGGTCGCAAAGGGCGCGGTGGTCCGCGTGCGTCCTGGCGAGCGCATCGCACTGGACGGCCTGATCACCTCGGGTCGATCGGCCATCAACCAGGCGCCCATCACCGGCGAGAGCCTGCCCGTCGAGAAGGCCGAAGGTGACCAGGTCTTCGCCGGAACCATCAATGAGACCGGCTCTTTCGAATACAAGGTGACCGCAGGCGCCAGCGACTCGACGCTCGCGCGCATCATCCATGCCGTGGAGTCCGCGCAGGGCAGCCGTGCGCCCACGCAGCGCTTCGTCGACCAGTTCGCCCGCGTCTACACGCCGGCGGTGTTCGCGGTGTCCGTGCTGGTTGCCGTCGTGCCGCCGCTCGCCTTCGGCGGCGCATGGTTTGACTGGGTCTACAAGGCCCTGGTACTGCTGGTGATCGCCTGCCCCTGCGCTCTGGTCATCTCCACGCCGGTCACCATCGTCAGCGGCTTGGCCGCTGCCGCCCGACGCGGCATCCTGATCAAGGGTGGCGTCTACCTGGAGGGCGGGCGCAAGCTCAAGGCGTTGGCCCTGGACAAGACCGGCACACTCACACATGGCAAGCCCGAGCAGACCGACTTCGTGCCGCTGATCGGCGAGGCGCAGGAAGTTGCCGCCTGGGCCGCAAGCCTCGCGGCACGCTCGGACCATCCTGTGTCTCAGGCCATCGCCCGCAAGGCGAACCGTGACGGCATCGCGCTGCACGAGGTCGACGACTTCGCGGCGCTGCCTGGCCGCGGCGTGCGCGGCCGCGTCGCCGGGCGCATGTTGCACATGGGCAACCACAGGCTCGCCCAGGAGCTGGGCCTGAGCGAAGCGACGCTCCAGGCTCGGCTGGAGACCCTGGAGCGCCAAGGCAAGACAGCGATCCTGCTGATGGACGATGCGACCGTGCTCGGCATTTTTGCAGTGGCCGACACCGTGAAGGAAACCAGCCGTGAGGCGGTGGCCGACCTGCAGGCGCTGGGTGTGCGCACGCTGATGCTGACGGGGGACAACCAGCACACGGCCGCGGCCATCGCTGCCCAGGTCGGAATCTCTGAAGCCCGTGGTGACCAACTGCCCGAAGACAAGCTCAAGACCATCGAAAGCCTGGTCGGCGGCGAGGGCCAGGTGGGCATGGTGGGCGACGGCATCAACGATTCGCCCGCGCTCGCCCGTGCCGACATCGGCTTCGCCATGGGCGCGGCCGGCACCGACACCGCGATCGAAACAGCCGACGTCGCCCTGATGGACGACGACCTGCGCAAGATCCCCGCCTTCATCCGGCTGTCGCGTAGCACTGCGGCGATCCTCACGCAGAACATCGTTCTGGCCCTTGGCATCAAGGCGGTGTTCCTTGCGTTGACGTTCACAGGGCATGCCACCATGTGGATGGCTGTGTTCGCTGACATGGGGGCAAGTCTTTTGGTTGTCGTCAATGGGCTGCGCCTCCTGAAGTTCAAGGCGGCATGA
- the merR gene encoding Hg(II)-responsive transcriptional regulator, with amino-acid sequence MENAQENLTIGAFAKAARVNVETIRFYQLKGLLPQPERPYGRIRRYGQADVARVKFVKSAQRLGFSLDEVGQLLKLEDGTHCSEAAELAAHRLADVRARMADLTRMEEALSTLVRECNAHHGNVSCPLIAALHCC; translated from the coding sequence ATGGAGAACGCTCAAGAGAATCTGACCATCGGGGCCTTCGCCAAGGCAGCCCGGGTCAACGTGGAGACGATCCGCTTCTATCAGCTCAAGGGCTTGCTACCCCAGCCGGAGCGGCCCTACGGTCGCATCCGCCGCTACGGGCAGGCGGACGTGGCGCGGGTGAAGTTCGTGAAGTCAGCCCAGCGCCTGGGATTCAGCCTGGATGAAGTCGGCCAGCTCCTGAAACTGGAGGACGGCACCCATTGCAGCGAGGCGGCCGAACTGGCTGCTCACCGGCTGGCCGATGTGCGCGCACGCATGGCGGACCTCACGCGGATGGAAGAGGCCCTGTCGACGCTAGTGAGAGAGTGCAACGCGCACCATGGCAATGTTTCCTGCCCGTTGATCGCAGCTTTGCATTGCTGCTAA
- the merP gene encoding mercury resistance system periplasmic binding protein MerP, with protein MKKLTTLTTLIALAAALSAPAWAATKTVTLSVPGMTCAACPITVKTALSKVAGVEKAEVSFEKREAVVTFDEAKTNADALTKATANAGYPSSVKQ; from the coding sequence ATGAAGAAACTCACCACCCTCACCACCCTCATCGCCCTGGCCGCCGCTCTAAGCGCGCCCGCCTGGGCTGCCACCAAGACCGTCACCCTGTCGGTGCCCGGCATGACCTGCGCCGCGTGCCCGATCACGGTCAAGACGGCTCTGTCCAAGGTCGCCGGCGTCGAGAAGGCCGAAGTCAGCTTCGAGAAGCGGGAGGCCGTCGTCACCTTCGACGAGGCCAAGACCAATGCCGACGCCTTGACCAAGGCCACCGCAAACGCGGGTTACCCGTCCAGCGTCAAGCAGTGA
- the merA gene encoding mercury(II) reductase: MAEAITLHIEGMTCTSCAEHVQQALTNVPGVRAASVSYPQRQAEIEADAGVSVAPLVAAVATLGYRARLTDTPNKPAGLLDKALGWLGGETKHVGGEQALHVAVIGSGGAAMAAALKAVEQGARVTLIERGTIGGTCVNVGCVPSKIMIRAAHIVHLRRESPFDAGLPAAAPAVLRERLLAQQQGRVEELRHAKYEGILASTPAITVLRGEARFRDTRTLTVATADGGTHEVNFDRCLIATGASPALPPIPGLADTPHWTSTEALESSSLPERLAVIGSSVVAVELAQAFARLGSQVTILARSTLFFREDPAIGEAVTDAFRAEGIEVLDHTQASHVAYAGGEFVLTTGQGEVRADKLLVATGRAPNTRSLNLEAAGVEVNAQGAIVIDRAMRTSAPHIFAAGDCTDQPQFVYVAAAAGTRAAINMTGGDAALDLTAMPAVVFTDPQVATVGYSEAEAHHDGIETDSRLLTLDNVPRALANFDTRGFIKLVAEAGSGRLIGVQAVAPEAGELIQTAALAIRHRMTVQELADQLFPYLTMVEGLKLAAQTFNKDVKQLSCCAG, from the coding sequence ATGGCCGAGGCGATCACCCTCCACATCGAAGGCATGACCTGCACGTCGTGCGCCGAGCACGTCCAGCAGGCTTTGACGAACGTGCCCGGCGTGCGCGCGGCCTCGGTGTCCTATCCGCAGCGGCAGGCCGAAATCGAGGCGGATGCAGGCGTGAGCGTGGCCCCGCTGGTTGCCGCAGTGGCCACGCTCGGCTATCGCGCACGGCTTACCGACACGCCGAACAAGCCTGCCGGCCTGCTAGACAAGGCGCTGGGCTGGCTCGGTGGCGAAACGAAGCATGTTGGCGGTGAACAAGCGCTGCACGTGGCTGTGATAGGCAGCGGCGGCGCGGCGATGGCGGCTGCCTTGAAGGCCGTGGAGCAAGGCGCCCGCGTCACGCTGATCGAGCGCGGCACCATCGGCGGCACCTGCGTCAATGTCGGCTGCGTGCCGTCCAAGATCATGATCCGCGCCGCGCACATCGTCCACCTGCGCCGCGAAAGCCCGTTCGATGCTGGCCTGCCGGCCGCAGCGCCCGCTGTACTGCGCGAGCGGCTGCTGGCCCAGCAACAAGGCCGCGTCGAGGAGCTGCGCCATGCCAAGTACGAAGGCATCCTGGCAAGCACTCCGGCCATCACCGTGCTGCGCGGCGAGGCCCGGTTCAGGGACACGCGCACGCTGACCGTGGCGACCGCTGACGGCGGCACGCACGAGGTGAACTTCGACCGCTGCCTGATTGCCACCGGCGCGAGCCCGGCGCTTCCGCCAATCCCGGGCCTTGCGGACACACCCCACTGGACCTCCACCGAGGCGCTGGAAAGCAGCTCGCTCCCCGAGCGGCTGGCCGTGATTGGTTCCTCCGTGGTGGCGGTCGAGTTGGCGCAAGCCTTCGCCCGGCTGGGCAGCCAGGTCACGATCCTGGCGCGCAGCACGCTGTTCTTCCGAGAAGACCCGGCCATCGGGGAAGCCGTAACAGACGCCTTCCGCGCCGAGGGCATCGAGGTGCTGGACCACACCCAGGCGAGCCACGTTGCCTATGCGGGCGGGGAATTCGTGCTCACCACCGGGCAGGGGGAAGTGCGCGCCGACAAGCTGCTGGTCGCCACCGGTCGCGCGCCGAACACGCGCAGCCTGAACCTTGAAGCGGCAGGCGTCGAAGTCAATGCGCAGGGAGCCATCGTCATCGACCGCGCCATGCGCACGAGCGCACCGCACATCTTTGCTGCCGGCGACTGCACCGACCAGCCGCAGTTCGTCTATGTGGCGGCGGCGGCCGGCACGCGCGCCGCGATCAACATGACCGGCGGCGACGCGGCGCTGGACCTGACGGCGATGCCGGCGGTGGTGTTCACCGATCCGCAGGTGGCGACCGTGGGCTACAGCGAGGCGGAAGCGCACCACGACGGCATCGAGACCGACAGCCGGCTGCTGACGCTCGACAACGTGCCGAGGGCGCTCGCCAACTTCGACACGCGCGGCTTCATCAAGCTGGTGGCGGAAGCTGGCTCAGGGCGGCTGATCGGCGTACAGGCGGTCGCGCCGGAAGCGGGCGAACTGATCCAGACGGCCGCGCTGGCGATCCGCCACCGGATGACCGTGCAGGAGCTGGCCGACCAGTTGTTCCCCTACCTGACCATGGTCGAGGGACTGAAGCTCGCGGCGCAGACCTTCAACAAGGACGTGAAGCAACTGTCCTGTTGCGCCGGATGA
- a CDS encoding DUF3703 domain-containing protein — translation MDFPMDYGPQLVYPFRSRPAAANACAAGYTILPTSHSCASRALRLLAKRSRVAWRAHESGRVVAHCYLGLHLHLRSHAAMLGLAWRTRKVAEIAARRSSGSRWLLWATPSVARRLKTSESRAFA, via the coding sequence ATGGACTTTCCAATGGACTACGGCCCGCAGCTTGTCTATCCCTTCCGGAGCCGGCCAGCAGCGGCAAACGCTTGCGCTGCTGGCTATACGATCTTGCCCACGTCGCATTCTTGCGCGAGTCGGGCCTTGCGGCTTCTTGCGAAGCGATCGCGAGTTGCGTGGCGTGCCCATGAGTCGGGCCGCGTCGTGGCGCACTGCTACCTTGGCCTGCACCTGCACCTGCGCAGCCACGCCGCGATGCTCGGTCTGGCCTGGAGAACCCGTAAGGTGGCGGAGATTGCGGCGCGCAGGTCGTCCGGCTCGCGCTGGCTCCTGTGGGCCACGCCCTCGGTCGCACGCCGTCTCAAAACGTCAGAATCGCGCGCTTTCGCATGA
- the merT gene encoding mercuric ion transporter MerT yields the protein MSEPKNGCGALATGGVAAVLASACCLGPLVLVALGFSGAWIGNLTVLEPYRPIFIGAALIALFFAWRSIFRPAHACKPGDVCAVPQVRTAYKVIFWIVAALVLVALAFPYVLPLFY from the coding sequence ATGTCGGAACCCAAGAACGGCTGCGGCGCACTGGCGACCGGCGGCGTCGCGGCCGTCCTCGCCTCGGCCTGCTGCCTCGGCCCCCTTGTCCTGGTCGCGCTCGGCTTCTCTGGCGCGTGGATCGGCAACCTGACCGTGCTGGAGCCGTATCGGCCGATCTTCATCGGCGCAGCGCTCATCGCGCTGTTCTTCGCCTGGCGCAGCATCTTCCGACCAGCCCATGCCTGCAAGCCCGGCGACGTTTGCGCCGTGCCCCAAGTGCGGACTGCCTACAAGGTGATCTTCTGGATCGTGGCCGCCCTGGTTCTGGTTGCCCTCGCGTTTCCCTACGTCCTGCCGCTGTTCTACTGA
- a CDS encoding DUF3577 domain-containing protein → MNTTSNEKSYFDLHTSGIGYIQRVREVPVRGGRRAQPFLACTIAALVGPARDPSYRYFDVKVSGAEAKKLVQRYIGVDDPKQRPLVRFRLGDLWGDVYIRDKGEQKGQAAASLKARLLKAELIDRAELASIEQHELITRGIGYLNRVKDVTPKAGDSFLSCTVAALAGPVDEPEYRYFDTIVATPEAEHLVRRCVQAVEGDRKVLIAFRLNDMKIDPYIRTKGEHAGEPAASLESTLVHIGLIKIDGTQVYPTSQAQAEAPPAEDASASEADDAIDTATEPAEREPEAQVQEQEPALAASF, encoded by the coding sequence ATGAACACCACGTCCAACGAGAAATCGTATTTCGACCTCCACACCTCGGGCATCGGCTACATCCAGCGTGTCCGTGAAGTGCCCGTCCGGGGCGGCCGCCGTGCGCAGCCTTTCCTGGCATGCACCATCGCCGCGCTGGTCGGCCCCGCCCGGGACCCCAGCTACCGCTACTTCGACGTCAAGGTCTCGGGTGCCGAGGCCAAGAAGCTCGTTCAGCGCTACATCGGCGTTGACGATCCCAAGCAGCGCCCGCTGGTGCGCTTTCGCCTCGGTGACCTGTGGGGCGATGTGTACATCCGCGACAAGGGTGAGCAGAAGGGTCAGGCCGCCGCGTCCCTCAAGGCGCGACTGCTCAAGGCCGAACTGATCGACCGGGCCGAACTGGCTTCGATCGAGCAGCACGAGTTGATCACCCGCGGCATCGGCTATCTCAATCGTGTGAAGGACGTCACCCCAAAAGCTGGCGACTCGTTCCTCTCTTGCACCGTCGCGGCACTGGCCGGGCCTGTCGATGAACCGGAGTATCGGTACTTCGACACCATCGTCGCCACCCCGGAAGCCGAGCACCTGGTTCGCCGGTGCGTTCAGGCCGTCGAGGGTGACCGCAAGGTGCTGATCGCCTTCCGTCTGAACGACATGAAGATCGATCCGTACATCCGCACCAAGGGTGAGCACGCCGGGGAACCGGCCGCCAGCCTGGAATCGACGCTGGTCCACATCGGTCTCATCAAGATCGACGGCACCCAGGTCTATCCGACGAGCCAGGCGCAAGCCGAGGCGCCGCCGGCCGAAGACGCATCCGCGTCCGAAGCCGACGATGCCATCGACACGGCCACCGAGCCCGCCGAGCGCGAGCCCGAGGCGCAAGTCCAGGAGCAGGAGCCGGCATTGGCTGCTTCGTTCTGA
- the cadR gene encoding Cd(II)/Pb(II)-responsive transcriptional regulator gives MMRIGELGKKADCLVQTVRFYESEGLLPEPARSEGNFRLYDEVHLQRLLFIRRCRAKDMTLDEIRQLLNLRDRPELGCGEVNALVDAHIAQVRTKMKELRALERELMDLRRSCDSARTSRECGILNSLAEPA, from the coding sequence ATGATGCGGATCGGTGAACTGGGCAAGAAGGCAGATTGCTTGGTGCAGACCGTGCGCTTTTACGAGTCAGAAGGCTTGCTGCCCGAGCCTGCACGTAGCGAGGGCAACTTCAGGCTCTATGACGAAGTCCATTTGCAGCGCTTGCTGTTCATCCGCCGCTGCCGGGCGAAGGACATGACGCTGGATGAGATCCGTCAACTGCTGAACTTACGGGATCGGCCAGAGTTGGGCTGCGGCGAGGTGAACGCGCTGGTCGACGCTCATATCGCGCAAGTGCGGACCAAGATGAAGGAATTGCGCGCCTTGGAGCGCGAGTTAATGGATCTGCGACGCTCCTGCGATAGCGCCCGAACCTCGCGCGAGTGCGGCATTCTCAACAGCTTGGCCGAGCCCGCCTGA
- a CDS encoding Tn3 family transposase, giving the protein MNAYSRANRRIYAALSDPLSATHRHRLDDLLKRHDNGKTTWLAWLRQSPVKPNSRHILEHIERLKAWQALDLPSGIERSVHQNRLLKIAREGGQMTPADLAKFEAQRRYATLVRSPSRAWPPSPTKSSTCTTASWASCSTLPSTSISSSSRRPARRSTPRCGWPPRSSRAR; this is encoded by the coding sequence ATGAACGCCTACAGCCGCGCCAACCGCCGCATCTACGCGGCCTTGTCCGATCCCCTGTCGGCCACCCACCGGCACCGCCTCGACGATCTGCTCAAGCGCCACGACAACGGCAAGACGACCTGGCTGGCCTGGCTGCGCCAGTCGCCCGTCAAGCCGAACTCGCGCCACATACTCGAACACATCGAGCGCCTCAAAGCCTGGCAGGCGCTCGACCTGCCTTCCGGCATCGAGCGGTCGGTGCACCAGAACCGCCTGCTCAAGATCGCCCGCGAAGGCGGCCAGATGACGCCCGCCGATCTGGCCAAGTTCGAGGCACAGCGCCGCTACGCGACCCTGGTGCGCTCGCCATCGAGGGCATGGCCACCGTCACCGACGAAATCATCGACCTGCACGACCGCATCCTGGGCAAGCTGTTCAACGCTGCCAAGCACAAGCATCAGCAGCAGTTCCAGGCGTCCGGCAAGGCGATCAACGCCAAGGTGCGGCTGGCCACCTCGATCAAGCAGGGCACGGTGA